The sequence below is a genomic window from Serratia nevei.
GATCGCGCAGGGCATCGCCAATATCGATCAGCTGAAACGCTGTGATGCGGTGTTGAGTGGCTATATCGGTTCGCCGGAGCAGGGCGACCATATTCTGGAGATCGTGCGTCAGGTTAAGCAGGCGAACCCGAATGCCTGGTATTTCTGCGATCCGGTGATGGGGCATCCGGAAAAAGGCTGTATCGTGGCGCCGGGCGTGGCCGAGTTTCACTGCCGCCAGGCGCTGCCGTGCAGCGACATGATGGCGCCGAACCTGCTGGAATTGGAGATGCTGAGCCAGATGGCCGTCGCCGACGTGGCCGATGCGGTGCAGGCCGCCCGCGCGCTGATCGCCAAAGGGCCGCGGCTGGTGCTGGTCAAGCACCTGGCCCGCGCCGGCTATCATGCCGACTGTTTCGAAATGCTGCTGGTGACGGCGGACGAGGCCTGGCACATCAGCCGGCCGCTGGTGGACTTCGGCGCGCGTCAGCCGGTCGGCGTCGGCGATTTGACCAGTGGTCTGCTGCTGGTGGATCTGCTGAAGGGCGAGGCGTTGGATAAAGCGCTGGAGCACGTGACCGCCGCCGTGTATGAGGTGATGCTGACCACGCAGGAGATGGGCGAGTACGAACTGCAGGTGGTGGCGGCGCAGGATCGGATCGTGCAGCCGCGCAGCGAGTTCAAAGCGGTCAAACTGTAAGTAGCATTCGGCCCCGGCGACAGCCGCCGGGGCCCGATGTTTACTTCAATCCTTCGGCGTTCAGCGCCGCATCTACCGCCGGGCGCGCCGCAACGCGATCGAACCAGGCCGCCAGATGGGCGTGCTTGCGCACGTCGAACTGCAGGGCAAACGCCCAACGCAACACGGTGAACAGGTAGGCGTCGGCCACGCTGAAACGGCTTCCCAACAGGAAATGCTGCTTCGCCAGCACCGAATCCAGATAGCTGAACTGCTGCTCCAGCTTGGCGCGCGCGATGGTTTTATATTCCTCGGGCGTTTTCGGGTTGAACAGCGGGCTGAATCCTTTGTGCAGCTCGGTGGCGATGTAGTTCAGCCATTCGATCGCGTGGTAGCGCGACAGGGTGCCCGCCGCCGGGATCAGGTTGCGGTCCGGCACGCGGTCCGCCAGGTATTGCACGATCGCCACGCCCTCGGTCAGCAGGCTGCCGTCATCCAGCTGCAGCGCCGGTACCTGTCCCTTGGGGTTGATGGTGAGGTAATCGGCGCCGCTCTCGGTTTTCTTCTGCGCCAGGTCGACCTTCTCCGCCGTAAAATCCAGCCCTGCCTCACGCAGCACGATATGCGGGGACAGCGAACAGGCGCCGGCTTTATAGAACAGTTTCATCGGAAGCTCCTTGTTGATGACGAATGACGGGCATGCTTAACCTCTCATCGTAGTCCCATAGCGCCAAAATTACAGCGGCTTAGCTAACAAATTTAACCGATGATCGCCTCGGCGGGCTGCAGCTGCGTCAGCGTTGCGGCGATCTGCTGCTGCAGCGCCTGCGGCGCCACCTGCATCGGCGAGCGCAGCTCGTTGGCGATCAGCCCCTGCTGGGCCAGCACCGTCTTGACCGGCGCCGGATTGGGGAAGCTGAACATCTGGTGGATCATCGGCAGCAGCTCATAGAAGTTGCTGCGCGCCGCGGCCAGATCGCCTGCGGCGACCTGCTGCGTCAGCTGAACGAAGCGTTCCGGGTGAACATGGGCCGCGGCGGAAATGGCGCCGGTGCCGCCGAGACACAGCGTGGTGAGGATCAGATTGTCTTCCCCGGTCATCACATCGATCTCGCCGTCGGCGATCAGCGCCATGGTGGCGTCAGGGTTGCCGCCGCAGTCCTTGATGGCGGCGATGCGCGGGTGGCGTGCGAGCCGGCGCAGCGTAGCCAGCTCCATGGCGATGCCGGTGCGTTGCGGAATGTTGTACAGGATCACCGGCACGGTTGAGGCGTCGGCCAGCTGGGTGAAATAGTCGATCAGGCCGCATTGCGAAGGGCGGATGTAGTAAGGCGCCGGGATCAGCACGCCGGCGATATCGCGCAGCTGAATAGCCTGCTGCATTTGCAGCGTGGCGACCATGTTATTGCCGGACAGGCCCATCACCACCTGATGGGCGGGCGCCACGTCCAGCACGGCGTCGAGCACCGCCAGCTGTTCTTCTTTGCTCAGCGCGGCGGCTTCACCGGTGGAGCCGCAGACCACCAGACCCTCGATGCCGGCGTCGAGCAGGTGCCGCGCCAGGCGTTTCACCGCCGGCAGATCGACGGCATCGTGATTGAAAGGGGTAACCATCGCCACCCAAATACCCGAAAATGAGGCCATAAAATATTCCTTCTGTGTGACCGACAGAGAAGCCAGATGAGAAAATTGAAGGCGGGGCGTTGCGTGCCATCCAGTCAGCTCATCTGACGGGACAGCTCGCCCCGGTCAAATGAGCGTCTGTTTCTTCGATTTTACCGCCGCCAAACCGCCAATAGGCAACGCGGGCGTCATCAGAATGTCAGCGTTGCGTGGGTAGGCCATGGCGGTCTCGCGAAAAGGGGAAGTGGGGTGATAATGAATAGTCTTCATCAGGCTGTCAATTTACAACAGATTGATAACATTGTTATTCATGATTCGTCGGCGGGAATGAGTTTGGCTAATAAATAAAAATCCCCGCGGCGGCGGGGAGGGTTTGGCCGGCTCAGCGCGGCGGGCGGGAGCCGATGGTGGCGGACCAGCTGAAGGTGTCGCCGCTCGGCCGGTAGCGGTTGGCCTTGCGTTCTGCACGCTCCGCCTTGGCGAGCTTCGCTCTGGCGGCCATGATGCGCGCCACCACTTCATCCTTGACCTTGTGCTGTTCGGCGTTGGTCAGTGGCCGCCCATGGCTTTTGCGCGCCTTGTCCAGTTCGGTTTTCACTTCCCGCTGTTCGCTTTCCGTCATCTCTTTCAACGTCAACTTTTTCATCTGTGCCGCCCGTTCGGTGAAGTTGACTTACAGTTTAGCGGCGTTATGTGACCGAAAATGTTATGGGCATAACGAAAATACCCGGTAAGCCGGCATTACACCTCTTCCAGCAGATCGTCGACAAAGCGCCGCATGCGTTCGGTGCGCAGTTCGGCCATGTGCCGCCCGGCGGCGGTCTGGAAGCCGTCTTGCAGTTTGAACAGCTTGGTTTCGAAGTGGTCCAGGCTGAAACGCTTGTCGTCATATTGACGATGTTCGGCCCGCGGATCGGCGGCGTCATACAGCGCGCTGCGCATGCGGCCGCCGATATAAAAGCAGCGCGCCACGCCGATAAGACCGATGGCGTCGAGGCGATCGGCATCCTGCAGGATCTTCGCCTCCAGCGTTTGCGGGGGGATGCCGGCGGAAAAACTGTGCGCTTCGATGGCGTGAGCCACCGCCGCGATATCCGCCGGTGCCCATTCCAGCCGGGTCAGCGTCAACGTGGCTTGCTCCGCCGCCATGCGCGAGGCCAGATGGCGCTGCGGCGAGTTTTTTTCCACCGCGACGGCGTCGTGCAGCAGCACCGCCGCGCAGAGAA
It includes:
- the pdxY gene encoding pyridoxal kinase PdxY, whose translation is MKNILSIQSHVVFGHAGNSAAEFPMRRMGVNVWPLNTVQFSNHTQYGQWTGCVMPASHLTEIAQGIANIDQLKRCDAVLSGYIGSPEQGDHILEIVRQVKQANPNAWYFCDPVMGHPEKGCIVAPGVAEFHCRQALPCSDMMAPNLLELEMLSQMAVADVADAVQAARALIAKGPRLVLVKHLARAGYHADCFEMLLVTADEAWHISRPLVDFGARQPVGVGDLTSGLLLVDLLKGEALDKALEHVTAAVYEVMLTTQEMGEYELQVVAAQDRIVQPRSEFKAVKL
- the gstA gene encoding glutathione transferase GstA, whose amino-acid sequence is MKLFYKAGACSLSPHIVLREAGLDFTAEKVDLAQKKTESGADYLTINPKGQVPALQLDDGSLLTEGVAIVQYLADRVPDRNLIPAAGTLSRYHAIEWLNYIATELHKGFSPLFNPKTPEEYKTIARAKLEQQFSYLDSVLAKQHFLLGSRFSVADAYLFTVLRWAFALQFDVRKHAHLAAWFDRVAARPAVDAALNAEGLK
- the dapA gene encoding 4-hydroxy-tetrahydrodipicolinate synthase; this translates as MASFSGIWVAMVTPFNHDAVDLPAVKRLARHLLDAGIEGLVVCGSTGEAAALSKEEQLAVLDAVLDVAPAHQVVMGLSGNNMVATLQMQQAIQLRDIAGVLIPAPYYIRPSQCGLIDYFTQLADASTVPVILYNIPQRTGIAMELATLRRLARHPRIAAIKDCGGNPDATMALIADGEIDVMTGEDNLILTTLCLGGTGAISAAAHVHPERFVQLTQQVAAGDLAAARSNFYELLPMIHQMFSFPNPAPVKTVLAQQGLIANELRSPMQVAPQALQQQIAATLTQLQPAEAIIG
- a CDS encoding DUF3811 domain-containing protein, with amino-acid sequence MKKLTLKEMTESEQREVKTELDKARKSHGRPLTNAEQHKVKDEVVARIMAARAKLAKAERAERKANRYRPSGDTFSWSATIGSRPPR
- a CDS encoding HD domain-containing protein, which encodes MTDFPQQELNVSLPSLTQELLQPFSPYQALAQTLLPLTLESDDGSHDVAHLHRVWKNCRRISKLEGGDRRILCAAVLLHDAVAVEKNSPQRHLASRMAAEQATLTLTRLEWAPADIAAVAHAIEAHSFSAGIPPQTLEAKILQDADRLDAIGLIGVARCFYIGGRMRSALYDAADPRAEHRQYDDKRFSLDHFETKLFKLQDGFQTAAGRHMAELRTERMRRFVDDLLEEV